Below is a window of Ornithodoros turicata isolate Travis chromosome 7, ASM3712646v1, whole genome shotgun sequence DNA.
TCAACTCTCTTCGAAAGCGAAGGATGGTAGTACTGGCTATGAAGGTCTTCTAAAGCGCCGCCGTGACAGCATCTGGAAGAATCGCCACGGAGCTGTAAATGCCACGTCGAGTCGAATTCGATGAATTattgcagcatcttgacgagaggtgattcgtggcatgcggaaagcgtgCGTTGGTTCAACTCTTTTCAGCATAGATGGcgggagaatgtcagttgtccactggcgggaagccaggggttgTCACGAGGCGTCCAAGAATGGAACGAAGGTCTCCGCTCAACAGCGCAATACTCGTCCgtttccgagacgagagagctgcttctgtggcgctgtcggacTTGTTCGTTCCCACCGCAATGGGCTAGAACCCACTGGAACCAGCCTGTGCTCTGCTTTGTATACGtggtggtaagccattaacacatctgtcactataggggtgcggatgagcctcgtgtggaagaattttcaatagcttgcatTGCAGAGTCTGAGTCAGTGAAGACtggcccattcccgcggggatCAACGATATGCTGCAGAAAggaaaggatggcatagagttccgtaGCTGTTCATGAGGTTGaatgcgaaaggcgtcgtccttgcactacgccttcggatggtagtATTACGAATGCCGAGACAGACTTGCCATTTCTAGATGCGCCATCTGTACTATGCTGCTGCAAACGTAGAAActttctcgtctaccagagcataaaaattgGGTTGAAAGACTTGATGGGAAACCTGATCTCTTCCTTCCAGAAAGTTCGGAAAACTTACAAAGGTGGGTTGTGCCGGCAGAGACCAGCGGGCTTCCGGCGGTGCTACGTCCTTAGCCGAACTGCTAAGGATGATATATGATGATTATTATGACTTTATTGTGATTATATTACATGATATGATTTCGGGCATAATGGGAGACTCTCCTCGCTTAGACTatactgccggtattatacgttGTTTAAGTATGATAAAACTGCTGATCAACGGGAGGGATAAGTTTGTgccagtggcgtcggaactattttttcACTGAGGGAGCGAAAAAAAAGCTATCattaacatcatcatcattatcttctttgtttgtttgcctTGAGGGACCATGTAGGCGATGCAGGGGTGGAACAGAATTTCAAAACTTGCTCCAGACATATTACGACCTGTGCATACTTGTACAGCAGACTTAAACGAACATTGCAGAAGTAATGTGTATGAATATGTCAGTGAGAAGATAACGGTAATATAATTACAAACATAATTTGCACATCTTTTACACATACTTCACAAACAAAAAAGATAAACGAGCGCTACTAGCCGCGAGAActcggtttctttttctttttttgcagtaaAGGATATTTTTTTTAGCTTGTTGCCAGCTCCAATAATGGAAGACGCAACAGAAGGAACATGATATGCATGTCTGAGTGGGAGCCGCGGTACAGAACGAAGATTTCATTGCCAGTTGTCTTTAACTCTTCTCAAATTTAACTCGTAAAAAAAGTGGTTTAAACGAAAATTCGCGCAAGAACTTGTCGCCCTGTGGCAGTGGCCTTTgactgggggagccgtgctaCCTCATTTGTAAATGAAGGGGAGCAGCCGCTCCccctgctccccctgttccgACGCCCCTGAGTTTGTCTACTTGTTTTAACCCCCCTTCGTCCCGTGTGAGTGCTGGCTGCAGTGTAGCGACAACTTCCAAACCTGCTTTCAAAACTTTGATCATTCCTAAGCGTGTCATGGACCTGCCTCCCATTAGCAAGAAAATTGTTGCTTCGCTTTCGTTTTGTCTTTTTATTCTTCATTCCTTTCGCCATTTCTTTGCCGTCTGGCGAACCTATCCACAGCTCACACTGCATCGATGAACCGGCCCACCAGCAGGCTCGTTGAGTGGCAAAAACTGCTTATCGTGGCAAGGAAAGGTGaaacgacgataaaaaccggacacacaaaacagaaaaagacaacacgacatgtcctcagacacagcaacccaTTTAATGACAGCCTACACTTCCAAGAAAAGGTGAATACGCGATACGGGCACTAGAGCTGTGCATCCCGCTTGCATGCGCCGAAGCAGGCGGGAGTCACGTGATCCTACTTTCTCCGCAAAAACACCGCAAAACTTTACTCTTCGAAACTAGTTTCTCCGCAAAACTGCGCTCGCCACAGTTCAAGCACGGCTTCGTactgtgtttttgttttgcagtAGCACAGATATTATACTGCGCGGAAATTTGGACTGGATAGAACAGATATCTATGAAAACAGAAAGCCGCTCGTTGCTAGCGCCACTCTGACACTAGCGGCGggcgagggcgctgctgggcgGGGCGGAGAGTGAATGGCCGCCGGCGGCGGAATGCACATTTCCAACTCATTTCTCCACCCTTACCGGGTCGTCTTGGCTGCTGTTCACGTATGGTGCGTCCTGTTCTTCCTGGCGCTGTATCAACATTATTTGATGGCATCTTTTTACCTCACCGTCATCGCTGTCGCTCTCCTGTGCTACACCGTCAAAAAGGCGGCCATTCCCCAGATCGACGACGATACCGCCAATCAAGTCATTTTCGGAGGTAACATCTCAAATATACCAATCTTCGCGCATCGCGGCGGTGCCCACGACGCGCCGGAAAACACACTGGCAGCTTTTCGGGAAGCCAAGCGTAATAATGCCACCGGAATCGAATTCGACCTATCTTTTACGCACGACAGCATAGCTGTATTGTTCCATGACGACACGCTGGATCGTACGACGAACGGGACAGGATATCTGGCAAAACAACTTTTCAACGTCGTCCGTCAACTCGATGCATCCTCGTATCACCCGTACGGAGATCAATTTAGAGGAGAAAAAATTCCGACCGTGGAAGAAGGCGTGGAAGAATGTTTGAAATTAGGGATGAGAATCATCTTCGACGTGAAGGAGTTCGATTATAGAGCGGTGACCGTCATCGACGACCTGTATCGAAAACATCCCGACTTGTACAAGACCGCGTTGGTCGCCTCCTTTTTTCCCCAGTTCATCTACACTTTGCGTCTGAGGAATCCGAACATTGTGACGGCGCTGACTTGGCGACCTGGGTTTGTGACGTACGAAGACATAGAAATGAGGAAACCCCGTTTTAATTCCCTGTGGAAACATTTGGGGGCGCTTGCGCTCGACTGGTTTCTCGATTGGTCCCTGCACAATTGGATGTGGTATGTGATGGGAAATTCCGGTGTGCTCATCTGCAAGAACGTGTTGTCTGCGGAATACGTCAACATGTGGAAGGAACGGGGAATTCACGTGATCGCTTGGACTCCTAATCATCCGACAGAGAAAGATTTTCTTCTCAAGGTTCTCAGAGTACCCATCATCACGGATTCTCTGCGGTGAAGGTCTGCAAGCGTCGTCTGCGGATCTGTGATCACTGATGCGCATGTTTATATTTTTTCGCCAC
It encodes the following:
- the LOC135401608 gene encoding glycerophosphodiester phosphodiesterase 1-like — encoded protein: MAAGGGMHISNSFLHPYRVVLAAVHVWCVLFFLALYQHYLMASFYLTVIAVALLCYTVKKAAIPQIDDDTANQVIFGGNISNIPIFAHRGGAHDAPENTLAAFREAKRNNATGIEFDLSFTHDSIAVLFHDDTLDRTTNGTGYLAKQLFNVVRQLDASSYHPYGDQFRGEKIPTVEEGVEECLKLGMRIIFDVKEFDYRAVTVIDDLYRKHPDLYKTALVASFFPQFIYTLRLRNPNIVTALTWRPGFVTYEDIEMRKPRFNSLWKHLGALALDWFLDWSLHNWMWYVMGNSGVLICKNVLSAEYVNMWKERGIHVIAWTPNHPTEKDFLLKVLRVPIITDSLR